From one Lolium rigidum isolate FL_2022 chromosome 4, APGP_CSIRO_Lrig_0.1, whole genome shotgun sequence genomic stretch:
- the LOC124646870 gene encoding RING-H2 finger protein ATL63-like → MTPFAPPYNTNVLLAAVTALSAAIAFVAALHLYARCFLQQRSAATSTTNPHALALQRPPDGYGYELHAISVVVDAAVCAPDEAAGLGAKELGALQVLVWESSSSAKEKEATFDEHCAVCLGEMEDGELGRLLPACRHVFHVGCIDAWLRLSSTCPVCRSAVRTELDAAAPAAGVEPLSYC, encoded by the coding sequence ATGACACCGTTTGCTCCTCCTTACAACACCAACGTCCTCCTGGCCGCGGTCACCGCGCTCTCGGCGGCCATCGCCTTCGTCGCCGCGCTCCACCTCTACGCCCGCTGCTTCCTGCAGCAACgttccgccgccacctccacgaCCAACCCTCACGCGCTGGCGCTGCAGCGGCCGCCGGACGGCTACGGCTACGAGCTCCACGCgatcagcgtcgtcgtcgacgccgcgGTGTGCGCTCCGGACGAGGCGGCGGGGCTGGGCGCCAAGGAGCTGGGCGCTCTGCAGGTGCTCGTCTGGGAGTCTTCGTCTTCCGCCAAGGAGAAGGAGGCCACCTTCGACGAGCATTGCGCGGTGTGCCTCGGCGAGATGGAGGACGGCGAGCTGGGGAGGCTGCTCCCGGCGTGCCGCCACGTGTTCCACGTCGGCTGCATTGACGCCTGGCTCCGCCTCAGCTCCACGTGCCCGGTCTGCAGGTCGGCGGTGAGGACGGAGCTGgatgcggcggctccggcggccgGCGTGGAGCCCTTGAGCTACTGTTGA
- the LOC124708280 gene encoding zinc transporter 6-like: protein MPGAGCLPAAELAALSRVCRDGAAAARLKTGSLLAILIASAVGVCLPVALTRAFKGRDGYARGLLLVKCYAAGVILSTSLVHVLPDAYAALADCAVASRRPWRDFPFAGLLCLVGALLALLVDLSASSHLEAHGHVPPHEEEQHSPYAPIPTTKKAPVFELAGEMSPRKRAFLDNDDHDDNPAPRADSHTEDRDDVALFGAKKGARLVRSDEPAVVIPSVGCHGGGHEVVEVGEGEEEEARKKQKMVSKVLEIGIVFHSVIIGVTLGMSQDVCAIRPLVVALSFHQVFEGMGLGGCIAQAGFGVATVGYMCLMFSVTTPLGILLGMAVFHMTGYDDSSPNALIIEGLLGSLSAGILVYMALVDLISLDFFHNKMMTSSLKLKKASYIALVLGSASMSILALWA, encoded by the exons ATGCCCGGCGCGGGGTGCCTCCCGGCGGCCGAGCTCGCCGCGCTGTCCAGGGTCTGCCGCGACggggccgcggcggcgcggctcaAGACGGGGTCCCTGCTCGCCATCCTCATCGCCAGCGCCGTCGGCGTCTGCCTCCCCGTCGCGCTCACCAGGGCCTTCAAGGGCCGCGACGGCTACGCGCGGGGGCTCCTCCTCGTCAAGTGCTACGCGGCGGGGGTCATCCTCTCCACCTCCCTCGTGCACGTCCTCCCCGACGCCTACGCCGCGCTCGCCGACTGCGCCGTCGCGTCGCGCAGGCCCTGGCGGGACTTCCCCTTCGCGgggctcctctgcctcgtcggcgcGCTGCTCGCCCTCCTCGTCGACCTCTCCGCCTCGTCCCACCTCGAGGCCCACGGCCACGTCCCGCCGCACGAGGAGGAACAGCACTCCCCCTACGCCCCAATCCCCACCACCAAGAAGGCCCCCGTCTTCGAGCTCGCCGGCGAAATGAGCCCCAGGAAACGCGCCTTCCTCGACAacgacgaccacgacgacaacCCTGCACCGCGCGCCGACAGTCATACGGAAGACCGGGACGACGTGGCGCTCTTCGGGGCCAAGAAGGGCGCCCGGCTGGTCCGCAGCGATGAGCCCGCGGTGGTGATCCCGAGTGTCGGATGCCATGGCGGCGGGcatgaggtggtggaggtgggggaaggggaggaggaggaggccaggaaGAAGCAGAAGATGGTCTCCAAGGTGCTGGAGATTGGGATTGTGTTCCACTCCGTCATCATCGGGGTCACCTTGGGGATGTCGCAGGACGTCTGCGCCATCCGCCCGCTCGTCGTCGCGCTCTCCTTCCACCAGGTCTTCGAGGGGATGGGCCTCGGCGGATGCATCGCGCAG GCTGGTTTCGGGGTGGCAACAGTGGGTTACATGTGCTTAATGTTCTCAGTGACAACACCACTGGGAATACTTCTTGGAATGGCAGTCTTCCATATGACTGGCTATGACGATAGCAGTCCAAACGCCCTGATAATTGAAGGCCTTCTTGGTTCCCTTTCTGCTGGAATCCTTGTTTACATGGCACTGGTTGATCTCATTTCTCTCGATTTCTTCCATAACAAGATGATGACATCATCTCTAAAACTGAAGAAGGCCTCTTACATTGCATTGGTGCTCGGATCTGCTTCTATGTCTATATTAGCTCTCTGGGCATAG